One window of the Branchiostoma lanceolatum isolate klBraLanc5 chromosome 3, klBraLanc5.hap2, whole genome shotgun sequence genome contains the following:
- the LOC136429572 gene encoding uncharacterized protein, which produces MVGMDVDPFEEPMDWSYLPAEIVVQVLSYLNEQDRASAAVTCSRWHGLHSHPSLWRHRTFDLGNTAEFHRTCDMLRQYPLGLAFCLKTFEAEYPETARGAHRMHHCKRIQKTMTTFLSRLRGKAQLRTLKLRHFELHRRTWQNRSADLVRSIAWFLRSQARLRWVELQGMNATPEHGLRMFSSLVRRSGANIRVLNIQDYFCSGTSSSTSSS; this is translated from the exons ATGGTTGGAATGGACGTGGACCCGTTTGAAGAGCCGATGGACTGGTCATACCTCCCCGCCGAAATCGTGGTGCAGGTGCTATCGTATTTAAATGAGCAGGATCGGGCGAGCGCCGCGGTCACGTGTTCCCGCTGGCACGGGCTACACTCCCACCCCTCTCTGTGGAGACACCGTACTTTTGACCTTGGAAACACCGCAGAATTTCACAG GACCTGTGATATGCTGAGGCAGTATCCACTTGGGTTAGCGTTTTGTCTGAAAACGTTCGAGGCAGAGTACCCGGAAACCGCTAGGGGTGCTCATAGGATGCACCATTGCAAGAGAATACAG AAAACCATGACAACGTTCCTGTCACGGCTCAGGGGCAAGGCGCAACTGCGCACGCTCAAACTACGTCATTTCGAGCTGCACCGACGGACATGGCAAAACAG GAGTGCAGACCTGGTGCGGTCCATCGCGTGGTTCCTGCGCAGTCAGGCCCGACTCCGCTGGGTGGAGCTGCAGGGTATGAACGCCACCCCGGAGCACGGACTGCGCATGTTCAGCAGTCTGGTCAGGCGCAGTGGGGCCAACATCCGGGTTCTCAACATACAAGACTACTTCTGTTCAggtacatcatcatcaacatcatcatcataa
- the LOC136429365 gene encoding F-box only protein 39-like, translating into MDPHFQRIWSMSWYSLRCACANLKVTFTFERVLLHQDVKQCLLPDMPLTNLELTCTNDYVVHRDWVLSPTVRYVEQYFRQTLQELSIDLLNADDDLCEPLLQLIQSSKKLWSLEIRTWMRTAFVDSVCQLKKEGKTILTTFKAVLVTHMDEETRQELEVVRNKHKDMIREGLLNYNFHVEWNPYL; encoded by the exons ATGGATCCGCACTTCCAGCGTATCTGGAGTATGTCGTGGTACTCCCTGCGCTGCGCATGCGCAAATCTGAAGGTCACGTTCACCTTCGAGCGCGTGCTGCTCCACCAAGACGTGAAACAGTGCCTCCTTCCCGACATGCCGCTCACAAACCTGGAG CTGACGTGCACCAACGATTACGTGGTGCACAGAGACTGGGTGTTGTCGCCGACGGTTCGCTATGTGGAGCAGTACTTCAGACAGACGTTACAGGAGCTCAGCATCGATCTGCTGAACGCGGACGATGACCTGTGTGAACCCCTACTCCAG CTGATCCAGTCAAGTAAGAAGCTGTGGTCGTTAGAAATCAGGACATGGATGAGAACGGCGTTTGTGGACTCCGTCTGTCAACTTAAAAAGGAAG GTAAAACTATCCTGACGACCTTCAAAGCGGTGCTGGTGACTCACATGGACGAGGAGACTCGCCAGGAACTAGAGGTGGTGCGCAACAAACACAAGGACATGATACGGGAGGGTCTACTGAACTACAACTTCCATGTAGAGTGGAACCCGTACTTGTAA